Proteins from one Polynucleobacter wuianus genomic window:
- a CDS encoding GntR family transcriptional regulator → MSEVNLPIASFSPLYEQIKVMILASLQAAEWLPGAPIPSEIELAARYAVSQGTVRKAIDELAAQNLLVRRQGKGTFVATHQEDDWQYRFLRLAPDSGEKFHLTNQFLVCQRTKASAYIANLLKLKAGDPVIYIDRIQSFAGQPVVFEEIWLPCTRFKDLDLEILNEWHGPVYALYESKYATHMVRAEEKIKAVAADEALAKHLKLAVGAPLLSVERVAFTYGNKPVEIRHARYDTSEQHYENKLN, encoded by the coding sequence TTGTCAGAAGTAAATTTGCCTATCGCCTCATTTAGCCCTCTGTATGAACAGATTAAGGTAATGATTTTGGCTAGTCTGCAAGCGGCCGAATGGTTGCCGGGGGCACCCATTCCCAGTGAAATAGAGCTTGCGGCACGCTATGCGGTGAGCCAAGGTACTGTTCGTAAGGCAATTGATGAACTGGCTGCTCAAAATCTCCTAGTAAGACGTCAGGGTAAGGGCACTTTTGTTGCCACCCATCAAGAAGATGACTGGCAGTATCGTTTCTTACGCCTGGCGCCAGACTCAGGAGAAAAGTTTCATCTAACTAATCAATTTTTGGTCTGCCAAAGGACCAAGGCTAGTGCCTACATAGCTAATTTGCTTAAATTAAAGGCAGGTGACCCTGTCATTTATATTGATCGAATTCAGAGCTTTGCTGGCCAACCCGTTGTTTTTGAAGAGATTTGGCTTCCCTGTACGCGATTTAAGGATCTTGATCTAGAAATCTTGAATGAGTGGCATGGGCCGGTTTATGCCCTCTATGAGAGTAAATACGCCACCCATATGGTCCGGGCAGAGGAAAAAATCAAAGCCGTTGCTGCTGATGAGGCGTTGGCAAAGCATCTTAAGCTGGCGGTTGGTGCACCGCTACTTTCAGTAGAGCGAGTGGCCTTCACCTACGGGAATAAACCAGTAGAAATTCGGCACGCAAGATACGACACTTCTGAGCAGCATTATGAAAATAAATTGAACTGA
- a CDS encoding DUF2863 family protein gives MAVHRTKPSQRSSPEVEKLVADAISLAASGSQVEDRFWEERLNVRLMRLLKSQNQNVIDAALDQTFRINTVAFEVLADIAETLAESLKMEHEGQQWDVLLLAMPIVAHTRYQIPSGPLPASLIESTAGALHAAIAATDTRLAIVPWLYSIDQMPHSHCQTRVLTEALATAAISGKDVKLELRDMSETIAVLADPRFVIAALSAPSGSPIFKWQEESPARQERGVSLIGWQNAMQEPIASMLPGCEFELLLPEAYFTNCRLADKHVRPLSIRAAVNFLESTLGILPAGLSCVVGAFGEEQADEYRISFSAKGSSEIMYGVIWPLYDRESVASDALNDLSDDESPIKKICDALHDAGVEDVFRHAMLFDPELCDDCGAPLFPDRSGEAVHAEMPEDTPTQQPLFH, from the coding sequence ATGGCCGTACATCGCACTAAACCCTCTCAGCGCAGCTCCCCAGAAGTCGAAAAGCTGGTAGCAGATGCTATTTCTTTGGCAGCCTCAGGCAGTCAAGTTGAAGATCGTTTTTGGGAAGAGCGTCTGAATGTACGCTTGATGCGTTTGCTTAAAAGTCAAAATCAAAATGTGATTGATGCAGCCCTAGATCAAACCTTTCGTATCAACACGGTTGCCTTTGAAGTCTTGGCTGACATTGCCGAGACTTTGGCGGAGTCGCTCAAGATGGAGCATGAGGGTCAGCAGTGGGATGTCTTGCTATTGGCTATGCCCATCGTCGCGCATACTCGTTACCAAATTCCGTCTGGACCATTGCCTGCCAGTTTGATTGAGTCCACGGCAGGCGCTTTACATGCCGCTATTGCTGCGACTGATACGCGCTTGGCGATTGTTCCTTGGCTTTACAGTATCGACCAGATGCCACATTCACATTGTCAAACGCGTGTTCTCACAGAAGCCCTAGCGACCGCTGCGATCTCAGGTAAAGATGTCAAGCTTGAGCTGCGCGATATGTCTGAGACGATTGCAGTGTTAGCCGATCCTCGTTTTGTTATTGCCGCATTAAGTGCGCCTAGTGGATCACCGATTTTTAAATGGCAAGAAGAATCCCCTGCGCGACAAGAACGCGGCGTGAGTTTGATTGGTTGGCAAAATGCTATGCAAGAACCTATCGCCTCAATGCTTCCCGGTTGCGAATTTGAACTTCTTTTGCCGGAGGCGTATTTCACAAATTGCCGCTTGGCAGATAAGCATGTGCGCCCATTAAGTATTCGCGCAGCCGTAAATTTCCTAGAAAGCACGCTAGGCATTCTCCCTGCCGGCCTATCTTGTGTGGTTGGCGCCTTTGGTGAAGAGCAAGCTGATGAATACCGTATCTCCTTTAGCGCTAAGGGATCATCAGAGATCATGTACGGTGTGATCTGGCCTTTATATGATCGCGAGAGCGTTGCGAGTGATGCACTCAATGATTTATCGGATGACGAGAGCCCAATTAAGAAAATCTGTGATGCTTTGCATGATGCTGGAGTGGAGGATGTCTTCCGTCATGCAATGTTATTTGATCCAGAGCTCTGTGATGACTGTGGTGCACCGCTATTTCCGGACCGCTCAGGCGAGGCTGTGCACGCAGAGATGCCTGAAGACACGCCAACCCAGCAACCACTCTTTCATTGA
- a CDS encoding malate dehydrogenase produces MAKAPMRVAVTGAAGQIGYSLLFRIANGDLLGKDQPVILQLLEIPDEKAQKALAGVIMELEDCAFPLLAGVTAHSDPLTAFKDIDVALLVGARPRGPGMERKDLLSANAQIFTAQGKALNAVAKKTVKVLVVGNPANTNAYIAMKSAPDIPAKNFTAMLRLDHNRALSQLATKLNKPVAGIERLVVWGNHSPTMYPDYRFATVDGKSVKDSINDAAWNKDVFIPTVGKRGAAIIDARGLSSAASAANAAIDHIHDWVLGTNGKWVTMGIPSKGEYGIPAEVIYGFPVTCENGEYKMIEGLEIDEFSRERMTHTLNELLEEQAGVKHLLS; encoded by the coding sequence ATGGCAAAAGCCCCAATGCGTGTCGCCGTAACCGGTGCAGCCGGTCAAATCGGTTATTCCCTTCTATTCCGCATCGCCAATGGCGACCTTTTGGGCAAGGATCAGCCCGTGATTCTGCAATTGCTTGAAATTCCAGACGAAAAAGCTCAAAAGGCCCTTGCCGGCGTGATCATGGAGTTAGAGGACTGCGCATTCCCATTATTGGCTGGCGTTACGGCTCACTCTGATCCATTGACCGCATTTAAAGATATTGATGTTGCCCTCTTGGTTGGCGCACGTCCTCGTGGTCCTGGCATGGAGCGTAAAGATTTACTCTCCGCTAACGCGCAAATTTTTACTGCTCAAGGTAAAGCATTAAATGCCGTCGCAAAGAAGACTGTCAAAGTATTAGTTGTTGGTAACCCAGCAAACACCAATGCTTACATTGCAATGAAATCTGCTCCAGATATTCCTGCGAAAAACTTTACAGCGATGTTACGTCTTGATCACAACCGCGCCCTCTCACAATTGGCCACCAAGCTAAACAAGCCAGTTGCTGGGATTGAGAGGTTGGTTGTTTGGGGCAACCACAGCCCAACGATGTACCCGGACTATCGCTTTGCTACTGTTGACGGTAAGTCTGTTAAAGATTCAATCAACGATGCGGCATGGAACAAAGACGTGTTCATTCCCACTGTTGGTAAGCGTGGTGCAGCAATTATTGATGCGCGCGGTCTTTCTTCTGCAGCCTCTGCGGCTAATGCTGCAATTGACCACATTCACGACTGGGTTCTTGGTACGAATGGCAAATGGGTCACCATGGGCATTCCTTCTAAAGGCGAATATGGCATTCCTGCAGAAGTGATTTATGGCTTCCCTGTAACATGTGAAAACGGCGAGTACAAAATGATCGAAGGCTTAGAGATCGATGAGTTCTCACGTGAGCGTATGACTCATACTTTGAATGAATTGCTTGAAGAGCAAGCTGGCGTTAAGCACTTGCTCTCTTAA